A genomic stretch from Aedes albopictus strain Foshan chromosome 2, AalbF5, whole genome shotgun sequence includes:
- the LOC109426811 gene encoding zinc finger protein 792: MTVFNLEQFPDVCRLCLKPDSKKVHSLHDSFETIPVQIETFLEEVIFRSSDDKSQSLPKFVCDTCLTKLTEFAVYRNSLILTFKFTEALVDLKQSNPKPITALFSDSKPELDVLLRELSLCTKPDPQVEDLLLEFESKNLVECDVFVKVEPEHHSESEAEDGRDDPDYDCPNDPDSDVETKPIVKPRKKSSSKLEPDESSSDDEPLQKKKAKLKKTRTAGSSSPAKSSGPKKVGRPRIHPEGRHLTEPWSCDKCKFVTKYRVAVERHKKVHERRENRTYPCSVCGQEFKTNDEMRSHSLVHPENQVVCEICGASLRSSTSLKSHMERHEDKRKHSCPYCEYAAYTKLNLKAHMQIHTFDNEKQQCGICGSTFRKSSHLKRHIESHSNERRYACEQCPGRFNTSNALRNHHHRVHVGIRYPCEYCDKTFDQRIILRDHIERVHQIQCQFVCDICVVTFDSQEKLDAHRLRHENPKPLECGVCLTIHPTPEALVDHLCISYQENYLCCNKDLRNHTKYNRHMLVKHNVKTNARVKPIPGMLLGKMRGTRKRLIQCRKCDIAFPTKALKLQHMMQCNPSSVPKMEYPTDAGNDMIRTLLCNIAPPYDDLQV; this comes from the exons ATGACGGTGTTCAATCTGGAACAATTCCCCGATGTGTGCCGTCTGTGCTTGAAGCCGGATTCGAAAAAAGTACACTCGTTGCACGACAGCTTTGAGACGATTCCAGTGCAGATCGAaacgttcctggaggaagttatcTTTCGGTCCTCCGAT GATAAATCTCAATCACTTCCAAAATTTGTATGCGACACTTGTCTTACCAAACTTACGGAGTTTGCAGTCTACCGGAACAGCCTAATACTGACATTCAAATTTACGGAGGCTTTAGTTGATCTGAAGCAGTCTAATCCTAAGCCAATCACTGCCCTATTCAGCGATAGCAAACCCGAGCTAGACGTACTTTTAAGAGAACTTTCTCTGTGCACAAAACCGGATCCGCAGGTCGAAGATCTATTGCTGGAGTTTGAATCAAAAAATCTAGTTGAATGCGATGTTTTTGTCAAGGTGGAACCGGAACACCATTCGGAGTCGGAAGCGGAAGACGGACGGGACGATCCCGATTACGATTGCCCCAATGATCCGGACAGTGATGTGGAAACGAAACCGATTGTGAAACCACGCAAAAAATCCAGCTCAAAACTGGAACCGGACGAATCGTCCAGCGATGACGAACCGCTGCAAAAGAAGAAAGCAAAGCTGAAAAAGACTCGTACTGCTGGTTCTTCTTCTCCCGCTAAAAGCAGTGGTCCCAAAAAGGTGGGTCGcccgaggattcatccagaaggaCGCCACCTTACGGAACCGTGGTCCTGCGATAAGTGTAAATTCGTAACCAAGTACAGAGTGGCCGTCGAACGCCACAAGAAGGTGCACGAGAGACGCGAGAACCGAACCTATCCGTGTTCCGTCTGTGGACAGGAGTTCAAGACGAACGATGAAATGCGCAGTCACAGTCTGGTTCATCCGGAGAACCAGGTGGTGTGCGAGATATGCGGTGCATCGCTCAGGAGCTCGACCTCGTTGAAGTCACACATGGAACGGCACGAGGACAAGCGAAAGCATTCTTGTCCATACTGCGAATATGCTGCATACACAAAATTGAACCTGAAGGCGCACATGCAGATCCATACTTTCGATAACGAAAAGCAACAGTGTGGAATATGTGGAAGCACGTTTAGAAA ATCAAGCCATCTGAAGCGCCACATTGAGAGTCACAGCAACGAACGGCGATACGCCTGTGAGCAGTGTCCTGGACGGTTCAACACGAGCAATGCCCTCAGAAATCATCACCACCGCGTGCATGTGGGCATTCGCTATCCGTGCGAGTACTGTGATAAGACATTCGATCAGAGGATCATTCTGCGAGATCACATTGAGCGAGTCCATCAG ATTCAATGCCAATTCGTGTGCGACATCTGTGTGGTCACATTTGACAGCCAGGAGAAGCTGGATGCACACCGACTGCGTCATGAGAACCCGAAGCCCTTGGAATGTGGCGTATGCCTAACGATACACCCAACTCCGGAAGCATTGGTCGACCACTTGTGCATCAGCTATCAGGAAAACTATCTGTGCTGCAACAAGGACTTGCGCAATCATACAAAGTACAACCGGCACATGCTGGTTAAGCATAATGTCAAAACTAACGCTCGCGTGAAACCCATTCCTGGAATGCTGTTGGGTAAAATGCGAGGAACTCGAAAGCGTTTGATACAGTGCCGGAAGTGTGACATTGCTTTCCCGACTAAGGCGCTGAAGCTGCAACACATGATGCAGTGTAATCCTTCGTCGGTACCCAAAATGGAATATCCCACTGATGCTGGCAATGACATG ATCCGAACTCTCCTTTGCAACATTGCGCCTCCGtatgatgatctccaggtgtag